A region from the Citrobacter telavivensis genome encodes:
- a CDS encoding YgdI/YgdR family lipoprotein, producing MKKTAAIISACMLTFALSACSGPNYVMHTNDGRSIVADGKPKTDDETGMISYKDANGNKQQINRTDVKEMVELDQ from the coding sequence ATGAAAAAGACTGCCGCAATTATCTCTGCATGTATGCTGACTTTTGCCCTGAGCGCCTGTTCCGGTCCGAACTATGTGATGCACACCAATGATGGTCGTAGCATCGTCGCGGACGGTAAGCCGAAAACCGATGATGAAACCGGGATGATTTCGTACAAGGACGCTAATGGCAACAAACAGCAGATCAATCGTACCGATGTGAAAGAGATGGTCGAGTTGGATCAGTAG
- the csdE gene encoding cysteine desulfurase sulfur acceptor subunit CsdE: protein MTSPMFAGHPFGTTITEETLRHTFLPLTQWEDKYRQLILLGKQLPALPDYLKAQAKEIAGCENRVWLGYTCSEKGTLHFFGDSEGRIVRGLLAVLLTAAEGKTPAELLAHSPLALFDELGLRTQLSASRGQGLAALNEAVINAAHSAG, encoded by the coding sequence ATGACTAGCCCAATGTTTGCCGGACACCCGTTCGGCACAACCATAACCGAAGAGACGTTGCGCCATACCTTTCTCCCGCTGACCCAGTGGGAAGACAAATATCGTCAGTTGATCCTGCTCGGTAAACAGCTTCCGGCATTGCCCGACTATCTCAAAGCGCAGGCCAAAGAGATTGCTGGCTGCGAAAATCGCGTCTGGCTGGGATATACATGCTCTGAAAAGGGCACGCTACACTTTTTCGGCGACAGTGAAGGTCGCATTGTGCGCGGACTGCTGGCGGTATTGCTGACCGCCGCAGAAGGGAAAACGCCGGCGGAACTTCTGGCCCATTCGCCGCTGGCGTTGTTTGATGAGCTGGGGCTACGAACTCAGCTCAGCGCGTCGCGCGGCCAGGGTCTGGCGGCGTTGAACGAGGCAGTCATTAATGCGGCTCATTCCGCCGGATGA
- the csdA gene encoding cysteine desulfurase CsdA, whose product MNAFNPAQFRAQFPALADAGVYLDSAATALKPQAVIEATRQFYSLSAGNVHRSQFAEAQRLTARYEAAREKVARLLNAPDDKTIVWTRGTTEAINMVAQSYARPRLQPGDEIIVSVAEHHANLVPWLMVAEQTGAKVVKLPLNTQHLPDVERLPEIITPRSRILALGQMSNVTGGCPDLARAITLAHAADMVVMVDGAQGAVHFPADVQALDIDFYAFSGHKLYGPTGIGVLFGKPALLAAMSPWLGGGKMINEVSFEGFTTQAAPWKLEAGTPNVAGVIGMSAALEWLADIDIIQAESWSRGLATLAEEALAQRPGFRSFRCQDSSLLAFDFAGVHHSDMVTLLAEYGIALRAGQHCAQPLLAELGVTGTLRASFAPYNTQSDVDALVNAVDRALEILVD is encoded by the coding sequence ATGAACGCTTTCAATCCCGCGCAGTTTCGCGCGCAATTTCCCGCATTAGCTGACGCGGGCGTCTATCTTGATAGCGCCGCGACGGCCCTCAAACCACAGGCCGTTATTGAGGCGACCCGACAGTTCTATAGTCTGAGCGCCGGCAACGTCCACCGCAGTCAGTTTGCCGAAGCCCAGCGCCTGACCGCGCGCTATGAGGCCGCGCGGGAAAAGGTGGCGCGTTTGCTGAACGCGCCTGATGACAAAACCATCGTCTGGACCCGTGGCACCACGGAGGCCATCAACATGGTGGCGCAGAGCTATGCCCGCCCTCGCCTGCAACCGGGTGATGAGATTATCGTCAGCGTCGCGGAGCACCATGCGAACCTTGTGCCGTGGCTGATGGTCGCGGAGCAAACCGGGGCAAAAGTGGTCAAGCTACCGCTCAATACCCAGCACCTGCCTGATGTCGAACGCCTGCCGGAAATTATCACCCCGCGAAGCCGAATTCTCGCACTAGGGCAGATGTCGAACGTTACCGGCGGCTGCCCGGACTTAGCCCGAGCCATTACGCTCGCCCATGCCGCTGACATGGTGGTGATGGTGGATGGCGCGCAGGGGGCGGTCCATTTCCCGGCGGATGTCCAGGCGCTCGATATCGACTTCTACGCCTTCTCCGGACATAAGCTGTACGGCCCAACCGGCATCGGCGTGCTTTTCGGCAAACCAGCGTTGCTGGCAGCCATGTCGCCCTGGCTTGGTGGCGGTAAGATGATCAACGAAGTCAGTTTCGAGGGCTTCACTACTCAAGCCGCACCGTGGAAGCTGGAAGCGGGTACTCCTAACGTCGCTGGCGTGATTGGCATGAGCGCCGCGCTGGAGTGGCTGGCCGACATTGATATCATCCAGGCGGAAAGCTGGAGTCGTGGGCTGGCCACGCTGGCGGAAGAGGCGCTGGCTCAGCGTCCGGGGTTCCGTTCGTTTCGCTGTCAGGACTCCAGTCTGCTGGCCTTTGATTTTGCCGGGGTTCACCATAGCGATATGGTCACCCTGTTGGCGGAGTATGGCATCGCACTGCGTGCCGGTCAGCACTGCGCGCAGCCGCTGCTGGCTGAACTTGGCGTCACGGGTACGCTACGCGCCTCATTTGCGCCGTATAATACCCAAAGTGATGTGGATGCGCTGGTCAACGCTGTTGATCGCGCACTGGAAATACTGGTGGATTAA